The Sphingobacteriales bacterium nucleotide sequence AGTAAGAAATTTTAGTACCCATATTAGAAATATTAAAACCAGCCATAATATTAGACTTCATTTTGTTTTTACCAACTTCCAAGTTTTTATTAAAAGTACCAGATAAATCTGCGCCAAATGCATGTCCAGGTTTTACTGGGTCGCTAAATGTTGCACCTCTACCTAAATTAGAATAAATATATCTGAAATTAACACCTAGTGAAAATAAGTTGCCCAATCTTCTTACATATCCAGCATCTAAAGTTAGTTCTCTTGGAGAGCCTCTTCCTATGTCTTCGCCAATATCGTTAGTATATTGTATATCACCAAGACTAAAGAATTTGAATGATAGGTTTACAGCATCATGTTGTGTGAATTTGTAGTATGCAGCCATATGTGCTAAGTATATATCTGTGATACCAAGGCTACGTAACCAAGGTGCATATGACATAGATAAACCTACTTTTTTTGTTGAGAATGCTAATTTTGATGGGTTGTAGAATGTTGCGTTTGGATCTACTGGTGTTGCTATACCAACATCACCCATTGAACTGCCTCTAGCATCTGGAATAATTCTTAAAAATGGTACTGCGCTATTTACTACTACAGTTGTTTGTGCGTTAGTTAAACTGTTTGTTGCTGACAGTAATACAAGGAATAAAATGGATAATCTAAAATTTTTAAACATTGACATAGTGTAAATATATAGTTTATAAAACGTAAATTAAGTAAAAATATTTAATTTTTTTTATTTCAATATCACTAATTTCTGGTATTGGCTAGTTTTTCCACCAAAATTATCCTTTAAAGACACTTTATACACATAAACGCCACGTCCAATTGGATCACCAAACTCATCTTTGCCATCCCAAACTATGTCCGACACTCTGTAGCCAACTGAATTTATAGTCTGAAAAATTGTCTTTACAATTTTACCAGTTACAGAAAATATTTCAATTTTTAAATCTAATTCTTGGTTTGGTTTGTTGTGCTCAAACATAAACGTAGTTTTTGTAGTAAATGGATTTGGATAGTTAAGTACATGTGTCAATGCCAAAGTTGCATTTTGTTCTACTACAAATTCTGTGTATGTTTTTCCATTATTATTAAATATATCCCAAGCTTCAATATTTAGTGTATGTCTTCCTTTACTTACTTTATCTAAAGGAAAAGAGACTTTACCTTTTCTTATATTGTTTAATTCTGGTTCGTAGTAATCATTTAATGTATAGATGTTTTTTGTATTGTTGTCTAATATTGCAGTAATATCATGTCCTATGCCATTTCCAGTTGTATTGATGCCATTTTCATCAAATAAAGTAAGTAGTAGTGTCGGATTTTCATCAGTGATGCCACCAAATGCAAAATTCTCATCATTTAAAAAAGCTTCTATGTCTGGTCCTTTATTATCTTGTATAGATGTGGTATCTATGCCACCAATTATAATATTATTGTCTACACCAATAGCATCTGTTGTATTGCTGTTTGCATAGGATGATATTTTTCCGTTTCCAAAATTATATTCAATATCTTTTGGTACAGTAAAATTAACTTGAAAAATACCATTTGTTACATTAGTCTTTGCTCTAACAATTTTATTTTTTTGCAGCTGAAATGGATATGCTGAGCTTTGTGGGTCATTTGCCAAAGTGTTCATGGTTTTAGATTTATCGTATATCGTAATTGTTGCAACGCCATTAAAATCTGACATTATATTGTTACTCATGTCTTTGACTGCACCAGTAATTGTAATGTTTTTTAGTGCTTTTAATGTATCAGTATTAAGACCATTGATAGATGTGATTTCTATATTATTTTTAGGAAATGCCAAACGCATAGCTGGGTCGCCAAATAATGAAAATTTTCTATTACCATCACCAGTAAATGTAACTCTTTTGGCTAATCTTAAGATATCTCCAATTTTTATATCAGTTTGCAAAGCTGCTTGTGTTATTTGTTGCATGAAATTTCTATTCATATCAAAATTTTCACTTGCAAACACTAATCTTGTAGTAGAAACCAATGCAGCTGAACCACTATTTTCTTTTAATATTATTAGTTCACCTGCAGAATGTTCATTAGGCTCATCGTATCTTGTAAATTCGCATGTGGCAGTAATAAATAAAGGTAGTTTGTTGCTGTTATTCCACTTTTCAATATCAGAAATTCTAAGTAATGCTTCTTGTGCCCATCCACTACCACCACCATGTCCAATATAATTTATTAATAGCGTACCACTAGATACTTTGCTATTCAGTGCAAGATTTGCGCCAGGATAAGTTGCACCACTGATGCTATTTTGTTGTGTAAATGCATCTAAATAAATTTTATCAATATTGTACTTTGGTATTTGATTTTTTGTGTATTCTGCAATATTATCAGCTTGTGTTAGGTGTAAATTTCCATCTTCATCATCTGCTATAAATGTAAGTTGTGTACGCCAATCTCCATAATCAGAAACTTCATAGTAGTTTTTTATTTTATCTGTGATTGCTTTTGCACTACTAGTACTGATTGCTGGTATTCTACCTACGCCAATATCTATTAAATCTAATGAAGTATTTTCAATGTTATTTCCTTCAGCATCATCTAAAATTCCAAAATAATCATCGCTTGTAAATGTTTGCAATGCTTTGAAAGAATTTTTACTTTGATAAGTTGGAAGGTTAAAATCGCCTAATTCTCTGTTGTTGTATGAGCCATCACCAAATAATAATAAGTATTTAGGTAAATCTTGACTTTGTGTTGCTCTATCGTAAAACATTTTTACAAAATTTCTAATTGCAGTAATGTCATTTGTGCCAGATGAAAATTCGTTATAGACTTGCTCAATATCAACAACCACAACACGCATATTTTCTTTACTTCTGTGTAGTTGTGCAATTTCTTCTGCATAAGATAGAAATTTTTGTCTTGTTATGATAACATAATCTTGAGCACTCAAAGCGTGTAAGTTTTGGTTGCCTACGCTACCTAAAGCAATTGGTGTATTGCTTGTATTTTCAAATACTGCAAATTCTTTTAAGCTATCTGTATTTGCTGTAAATACAGCTTGACTGCCTATTGTGGTGTAATTTATTTTTACAACATCGAATGGATTAGTAATATCCCAAATTTCTACATTACTATTAATGTTTGATATTGTGAACTTAGTGATTTTTGATGAACCAACACTTTGAATGTCTCTGAAATATAATGGTGTGCCATTATAGACTAAATTGCACCGTGCTTGTAAGTTTATATAATCTAAAAAGGCTTTGCCAGAAAAATCATTGGTTTGATAAATATAATTTAGTGTGTAGTTGCTACTTGGATTTGCAAATGAAAATGTTGCATCTTGAGGCATTCCATAGCTAAAAATTCCTTGTGTTTCTTGTTGTAATGGACTTAAATTTATATTTCTAATATTACTACCTTCTGATATTTGCATAATACTACTAGTGCCAGAAACTGCCACAACATTAGTCCAAATTTTTATTGCTTGTGATGGTATAATATTTGGGAAATTAAAAGTATAGTTTTTAGTTGTTTGGTTTGTAAATCTATCGCCAACAAAAACTCTACCAGAATGTGCTATATTTTCTGTTTCAACTTCAACAAATGCAAGTGCATCATAAGCATTAGAAGTATAATTTTCAGTTAATGCATTTCCATTAATTGAGTTTATTCTTTTTCCACTACCTAAATCTGTAGTTAAAAATAAATTCTGTGTAGCTGAATAAAGGTGTTTTGTTAATTTGAATTGTTGTTTCTGTATATCATATTTCCAAACATCTGGACCAGGCGTATACACCAAAATATAATCACCATCTTGGAACGTAGAACTATTGGCACTTACTACTTTTATAGCATATTCTTGAATGTCATCTGTTCTAGTTGCGCCAGCAAGTTCTGGAAGCATTCCACCATCTTGCCCAAAAATTCTTATATTATTTGGATTTAAGCTAGAAAGATTAACACCTAATTGTTTTAAAAAGCTATAGTCTAATTTGTGTATTCCTGCTTTTTCAACACCAAATTTATACCATTTACCATTTGCTAGCATTGAATTAGATGTATATGATTGTTGGCTTTCGCCTATTCTTAGTCCATCTGAATTCTCAAAAATATTTACTGTAAATGATTTTAAAATTTCTAATTTCCCAAAGTTTATTTTGTATGGATTGATGATTAGATTGCCTTTGTTGCCACTTTTCTCATTAGTTACAAACTTTGATATTACTAAAGTAGCAGGTAAATTTGAAATAGAACTAATATTAATATCAGAAGATTCATAAATTAAGTTATCAATCTGATACTCAAAATTATTGCTACTAATCTTGAAATTGTGAATATAGTATGGTAATATTTGTTGTAGATTTTCTTTATAAGCATTATTAAAACTAACATTATTGCCTATTATATTAGCATCTATTGTAATGTCATCTTTTGATATAGCAACTGAATTGTGTAAAAACAGGACTACAAATAGATAAATATTTGTTAAAAATAGATTTGTGTTTTTCGTTTGGTGCATTAGAATAGCTTATATATGATGTAAAAAACAAATAAAAAGTCCAATATACAAGGCGTTTTCATGATAAAAAACGTTGCACTAACAAATATACACTAAAAAACTATTTATTTCGTTTATTAAAAAAAATAAAACTAATTTGTAATATTAGAAGTAATTTATTATTTTTGTATCTTTACGATAATTAAACTTATACTTAAAAAACATTATGAGAAAAATTGTTTTTATATCAATAGTAGCTTTAATCTTTGCAAGTTCATGTAAAGGTGGAAAGGACAAAGCAGCAAGTTCATCTACTACAGGTTGGAACTACAACGACAAAGAATGGGGTGGTTTTCAAGTAGCTGAAGAAACTCAACAAATTACTGGACCAAATCTAGTATTAGTAGAAGGTGGTACATTTGTAATGGGTGCAACAGAAGATAACTTATTATATGAGTTTGATAACGTTCAAAGAAGAGTAACAGTATCGTCATTTTATATGGATGAAACTGAAGTAACAAACGTAGCCTACAGAGAATACACATATTGGTTACAGAGAGTGTTTGGTACAGATCATCCAGAGTTTGTTAGTGCTGCAAAACCTGACTCATTATGTTGGAGAAGAAATCTAGCTTATAATGAGCCATATGTAAAATATTATTTTACTCATCCATCTTACAATAGCTATCCAGTTGTTGGTGTAACTTGGTTACAAGCTACAGAATATTGCAAATGGAGAACAGATAGAGTAAATGAGTTCTTATTAATTAAAAAAGGATATTTAGCAAATAATCCAAACCAAGTTAATGAAGACAACTTTAACACTGAAGCATATATGGCTGGAATGTATCAAGGTACAACAGGCGAAAAACAAGGTATTGAAAACTTAGGACCAGAAGGTGGTGTAAGAAACGTAAACATGTCTGATGGTATTTTATTACCAGATTATAGACTACCAACAGAAGCAGAATGGGAATATGCTGCATTAGGTCTTAGAGGAAATATGCCATTACAAGGAGAAGAAGTAGTTTCTGATAGAAGAATTTATCCTTGGGATGGTGCTACATTTAGATACCAAATTCATGGCAAACAACAAGGTAATTTCTTAGCAAACTTTATGAGAGGAAGAGGTGATTATATGGGTGTTGCTGGTGCCTTGAATGATAATGCTGAAATAACATCAGATGTTTATGCAAACTATCCTAATGACTTTGGATTGTTTAATATGGCAGGAAACGTAAATGAGTGGGTACAGGACGTATATAGACCAATGACTGAAGCATTCGCTGATGACCTAAATACATTTAGAGGTAATGATTTCATGAAACAGTCTGAAGAAGAAGGATTAGACGAAAAAGGTAGAATTAAATATGTTCGTCAAAGTGATGAGGAATTAGCTAATAGAATAAATTATAGAAAAGCATTTGCATTAGATTACAATGACGGTGATTCATCTTCATTTGTTTCTTATAATTATGGTATATCTACTTTAGTTAATAATAAATCTAGAGTATACAAAGGTGGTTCTTGGAGAGATAGAGGTTATTATTTATCACCAGGTACAAGAAGATTTGTGAATGAAGATCAATCTTCTGATGATATTGGATTTAGATGTGCAATGGTTAGAGTTGGTTCTCAAGATGGAAACATGTTTGGTGGTCAAGCTTTTAAAGAAATGCAAAAAGTGGTTACTAAAAACCAAAAAGCAAGAAAATTATAATAAAGTAATAGAAACTATTTATAGAAAAAGTCTCGATTAATTTCGAGACTTTTTTATTTTTATGCATGATAAATAATATTTTCAATCTATATCAAAAGTTTTTAGAAAGCAATGGTGTTACAACAGATACCAGAAGTATAAAGCAAAACCAAATCTTCTTTGCTTTGAAAGGCGATAATTTTAATGCAAACCAATTTGCTCAAAAAGCTTTAGAAATAGGCGCATCTTATGTCGTTATTGATGATGAAGTATATAATATTGATGTAAGATGCATATTAGTTGAAAATGTATTACATACTTTGCAGCAGTTGGCATTACACCACAGAAGACAAATCCAATTAAAAGCATTGCTTGCAATAACTGGTTCTAATGGAAAAACAACTACAAAGGAATTGGTACATGCTGTTATTAAAGAGCAGTATAAAACGCACGCCACAAAAGGCAATCTAAATAATCATATTGGAATTCCAATTACATTATTAGAAATGCCATTAGATACAGAAATTGCAATCATAGAAATGGGTGCAAACCATCAAAATGAGATAGCACAATATTGCACATACACAGAGCCAACACATGGAATTATTACAAATATTGGAAAGGCACATTTGGAAGGTTTTGGTGGTGTAGATGGTATCATCAAAGGGAAAGGCGAGTTGTTTGATTATCTAACTAAAAATAATGGAACAGCAATTTATAATGCAGATGATGCCATTCTTTGCAAGATGATAGAAGATAAGCAAATAAAGAATAAATACGCTTATTCAGTAAATCAAGTAAATATTGTGCAAGAATTTCCGAATATTATTGTAGAATCTGATACGCAAAATATTAAAACAAATTTATTTGGCAAGTACAATTTAAGTAATGTATTGTGTGCCATAAAAATTGGTCAGTTATTTCAAATTTCAATAGAAAAAATCAAACAAGGTATTGAAAATTATTTTCCAAATAACAAACGTTCAGAGCTAATTGAAAAAGAAGGCTATCAATTGATATTAGATTACTACAATGCAAATCCAACGAGCATGCAGCATGCTTTAGAAAATTTTAGTTTAAGCAAGAATAAGAACAGAATTGTAATTTTAGGAGATATGTTTGAGCTAGGCAACAATGCATCTGAAGAACATCAACATATTGCTAAACTTGCAGAAGATTTGAACTTTGAAAAAATAGTACTTGTTGGAAAGAATTTTAAAAATGTAATTGTAAATAAAGCCATAAAATTCGATACTTCTGATGAAGCTAAAATATGGTTTAAATCTAAAGATAAATTGAATAGTGAAATTTTGATAAAAGGCTCAAGAGGTATGAAAATGGAAAATATTCTATCGGAATAATTTTACAAATTAATATAGAAATTAATGCCATCTATAATATCTTCTTCATCTATGCTAATGTTGTAAGCACACGCACCAATAGATGTTAATAATGCAGCTTGAATATCGTTTCCTTTATTCTTTTTATCCATCAACATCAATTGAATAATATTTTCAATAGGATATGAGGCTATGTCTTGCTTCGGGAAATATTGTAAAATCAATTGTACAATATCAGCCAATTCATTTTCTGATAAATCAGTTTTTTGATGTGATAAATATGCTTCTGCAATCATGCCAATAGCAATTGCTTCGCCATGCAAGAGTGGATGTGCTGTGTGTTCTATAGAATAGGCTTCAATAGCATGACCAATAGTATGACCAAAATTTAATATTTTTCTCAATCCTTTTTCCTTCGGATCTTCCTCCACCACATTTTTTTTAATCAATAAAGATTGATACATCAATGCAGAAATATCATCATTAAAAATGTCAATCTCTTTCAGTTGTTCCCACTGAGTTGAATTAAAAATCAAAGCATGTTTCAATATTTCAGCAAAACCATTAATGTATTGTCTTTTTTCTAATGTCTTTAGAAAATCATTATAAATAAAAACAAGAACAGGATTTTGAAATAGCCCAATTAGGTTTTTACCATACTTAAAATCTATACCTAATTTGCCACCAATAGACGAATCTACTTGCGAAAGCACAATTGTAGGTAATTGTATAAAATCTATGCCAGGTTTGTAGCAACTTGCAGCAAAGCCACCCATGTCACCAATTACACCACCACCCAAATTAATAAAAACAGCATTTCTATCTACAGTTTCATCAATTAGTGCTTTCCAAATCAATTCACAAGTTGTAATGTTTTTATTTTCTTCACCAGATTTTATTTCAATTATAACATCTATGCTTATGTTTTTTTCTAAGATTGGAAGACAATATTGTTTTGTATTTTCATCAACCAATACAATTTTTTTTGTGTACTGATTGATGGCTAAAAAAGATTTTAATTCTTCAAAATTATTGTCAAAAACTATATTGTAGTCTTGTAGTTGTATGCAATTCATGCCTATTTGTAATGCTTAATTTTTGTAGGTAAAAGAGAAGTTGCTTTCCAATCATTTATTAGTTTTTCCAAATCTTCTTTCCAAACTAAATATTTTTCCAATTCATACTTTTTGATTAAGCTATCAATATTAACTTGAACTTGACTTTTTGTTGTACTAACATTCTGATTGATGGCATAGAAAAAATCATCAATAATACGTTTGCCTTGTTCCTCAGTGTAATGTTGGTTTTGTATCAAATCTTCCAACAGTTCTTTAAATTTCTCTTGAAACAAGTGTGTTGTGCCAACTATATTATAAACGATATTTTTCATACAAGACATATATCTAACAAAAATACCATACTATTTTTAGATTTATGTAAAAATTACTTTATTATTTATCAATACACAGATATTTTATTTAACTTAGCAAGTTATGAGTGAGCTAAAAAGATGGATTTTATTAGAGGCAGAACAAGACAAAGTAGATGAGTTACAAAAAGCCTTAAATATTCATCCAATTCTTTGCAAATTATTAGTGCTAAGAGATATTACGACTTACGAGCAAGCCAAAAAGTTTTTTAGACCAAGTTTAAGTGATTTGCACGATCCATTTCTGATGAAAGACATGGATATTGCCATCAATAGAATTACAAATGCATTAGCCAATAATGAAAAAATAC carries:
- the porV gene encoding type IX secretion system outer membrane channel protein PorV translates to MFKNFRLSILFLVLLSATNSLTNAQTTVVVNSAVPFLRIIPDARGSSMGDVGIATPVDPNATFYNPSKLAFSTKKVGLSMSYAPWLRSLGITDIYLAHMAAYYKFTQHDAVNLSFKFFSLGDIQYTNDIGEDIGRGSPRELTLDAGYVRRLGNLFSLGVNFRYIYSNLGRGATFSDPVKPGHAFGADLSGTFNKNLEVGKNKMKSNIMAGFNISNMGTKISYSDNAPTKDFIPTNLGLGFGFRIRPHKQHEVGIYTDFNKLMVPTPKAGDADSNGVSDFREQSSLKGMFSSFFDAPFKEELKEWTMGIGTEYWYDQMVAARFGYFLEGKEKGNRRFLAVGVGIKYSVFGLDFSYLIPTNSQRNPLDNTFRFTLKFDFAKQADFYKEDIIRDKNPEIDETDKTTKKKLKGK
- the porU gene encoding type IX secretion system sortase PorU; translated protein: MHQTKNTNLFLTNIYLFVVLFLHNSVAISKDDITIDANIIGNNVSFNNAYKENLQQILPYYIHNFKISSNNFEYQIDNLIYESSDINISSISNLPATLVISKFVTNEKSGNKGNLIINPYKINFGKLEILKSFTVNIFENSDGLRIGESQQSYTSNSMLANGKWYKFGVEKAGIHKLDYSFLKQLGVNLSSLNPNNIRIFGQDGGMLPELAGATRTDDIQEYAIKVVSANSSTFQDGDYILVYTPGPDVWKYDIQKQQFKLTKHLYSATQNLFLTTDLGSGKRINSINGNALTENYTSNAYDALAFVEVETENIAHSGRVFVGDRFTNQTTKNYTFNFPNIIPSQAIKIWTNVVAVSGTSSIMQISEGSNIRNINLSPLQQETQGIFSYGMPQDATFSFANPSSNYTLNYIYQTNDFSGKAFLDYINLQARCNLVYNGTPLYFRDIQSVGSSKITKFTISNINSNVEIWDITNPFDVVKINYTTIGSQAVFTANTDSLKEFAVFENTSNTPIALGSVGNQNLHALSAQDYVIITRQKFLSYAEEIAQLHRSKENMRVVVVDIEQVYNEFSSGTNDITAIRNFVKMFYDRATQSQDLPKYLLLFGDGSYNNRELGDFNLPTYQSKNSFKALQTFTSDDYFGILDDAEGNNIENTSLDLIDIGVGRIPAISTSSAKAITDKIKNYYEVSDYGDWRTQLTFIADDEDGNLHLTQADNIAEYTKNQIPKYNIDKIYLDAFTQQNSISGATYPGANLALNSKVSSGTLLINYIGHGGGSGWAQEALLRISDIEKWNNSNKLPLFITATCEFTRYDEPNEHSAGELIILKENSGSAALVSTTRLVFASENFDMNRNFMQQITQAALQTDIKIGDILRLAKRVTFTGDGNRKFSLFGDPAMRLAFPKNNIEITSINGLNTDTLKALKNITITGAVKDMSNNIMSDFNGVATITIYDKSKTMNTLANDPQSSAYPFQLQKNKIVRAKTNVTNGIFQVNFTVPKDIEYNFGNGKISSYANSNTTDAIGVDNNIIIGGIDTTSIQDNKGPDIEAFLNDENFAFGGITDENPTLLLTLFDENGINTTGNGIGHDITAILDNNTKNIYTLNDYYEPELNNIRKGKVSFPLDKVSKGRHTLNIEAWDIFNNNGKTYTEFVVEQNATLALTHVLNYPNPFTTKTTFMFEHNKPNQELDLKIEIFSVTGKIVKTIFQTINSVGYRVSDIVWDGKDEFGDPIGRGVYVYKVSLKDNFGGKTSQYQKLVILK
- a CDS encoding SUMF1/EgtB/PvdO family nonheme iron enzyme — its product is MRKIVFISIVALIFASSCKGGKDKAASSSTTGWNYNDKEWGGFQVAEETQQITGPNLVLVEGGTFVMGATEDNLLYEFDNVQRRVTVSSFYMDETEVTNVAYREYTYWLQRVFGTDHPEFVSAAKPDSLCWRRNLAYNEPYVKYYFTHPSYNSYPVVGVTWLQATEYCKWRTDRVNEFLLIKKGYLANNPNQVNEDNFNTEAYMAGMYQGTTGEKQGIENLGPEGGVRNVNMSDGILLPDYRLPTEAEWEYAALGLRGNMPLQGEEVVSDRRIYPWDGATFRYQIHGKQQGNFLANFMRGRGDYMGVAGALNDNAEITSDVYANYPNDFGLFNMAGNVNEWVQDVYRPMTEAFADDLNTFRGNDFMKQSEEEGLDEKGRIKYVRQSDEELANRINYRKAFALDYNDGDSSSFVSYNYGISTLVNNKSRVYKGGSWRDRGYYLSPGTRRFVNEDQSSDDIGFRCAMVRVGSQDGNMFGGQAFKEMQKVVTKNQKARKL
- a CDS encoding UDP-N-acetylmuramoyl-tripeptide--D-alanyl-D-alanine ligase, whose product is MINNIFNLYQKFLESNGVTTDTRSIKQNQIFFALKGDNFNANQFAQKALEIGASYVVIDDEVYNIDVRCILVENVLHTLQQLALHHRRQIQLKALLAITGSNGKTTTKELVHAVIKEQYKTHATKGNLNNHIGIPITLLEMPLDTEIAIIEMGANHQNEIAQYCTYTEPTHGIITNIGKAHLEGFGGVDGIIKGKGELFDYLTKNNGTAIYNADDAILCKMIEDKQIKNKYAYSVNQVNIVQEFPNIIVESDTQNIKTNLFGKYNLSNVLCAIKIGQLFQISIEKIKQGIENYFPNNKRSELIEKEGYQLILDYYNANPTSMQHALENFSLSKNKNRIVILGDMFELGNNASEEHQHIAKLAEDLNFEKIVLVGKNFKNVIVNKAIKFDTSDEAKIWFKSKDKLNSEILIKGSRGMKMENILSE
- the aroB gene encoding 3-dehydroquinate synthase, encoding MNCIQLQDYNIVFDNNFEELKSFLAINQYTKKIVLVDENTKQYCLPILEKNISIDVIIEIKSGEENKNITTCELIWKALIDETVDRNAVFINLGGGVIGDMGGFAASCYKPGIDFIQLPTIVLSQVDSSIGGKLGIDFKYGKNLIGLFQNPVLVFIYNDFLKTLEKRQYINGFAEILKHALIFNSTQWEQLKEIDIFNDDISALMYQSLLIKKNVVEEDPKEKGLRKILNFGHTIGHAIEAYSIEHTAHPLLHGEAIAIGMIAEAYLSHQKTDLSENELADIVQLILQYFPKQDIASYPIENIIQLMLMDKKNKGNDIQAALLTSIGACAYNISIDEEDIIDGINFYINL